TAACTTCTGGAAAGTTAGCTGGGAAACCGTTGGTGTCTATTGTGGACATCCACTTTAGGTAGGCAACCACAGCCATCGCCTCATCTTCAGAAAGCTTCAGGTTGGGCATCCTTCTTACCCATGTGGGGTACTTATCTGGATTCATCAAAAAGGCTCTCATGGCTTCCTCTCTTGTCTTTGCACCGGTCATGGGCATGAGCTGTTTTTCCCACTTGGGGTCAAGCCATGCTTTTGTAAGGTCCGGTGCGTAATAAGCTCCGTTTCCAAGTAAGGTGTGGCAGTCCATGCAGTTCCTGCTCTGTATGACGAGCTTACCCTTAGTTACGAGCTTCTCCGCCTCTTCCTCGCTCCACACCCTGCCAAAGAGACCCACCTCTTTACCCAAAGCCGGGACCATAGCCATCCTCTCCGCATCGTAAACATAGCCTATCTCCCTGTTGATAACCGAAGGTGATGGCACCCTCTTGCTACCCATGCTTATCTGCCTTGAGGTATCAACGGTGAGGAGGACAAGAGTTATAGCCATTACACTGCTGGTTATGACCGCAGCAATCTTCCAAAAGCCAGGCTCAAGCCAGTGCCTCCCCCGTGCCAGGATAAGGCTAACTACGATGGAGATAAACAGAGTTGCAACTACAACCTCCAGCCACCCTACACTCATGATGCTCCTCCTTGTAAGTATTCACTTACAACATAGTTAAATTTAAGACACCTTTATAACTTTGTCAAGTTATTACGCAATCTCCTGGAGAAATTCTAAAATAGAATATACTTTTAATTGTTATGCTAAAAGGTTTCTTTCCTATTGTAGTTTCGTCATTGTTCTTTTTAGCTACCATTATAGCTGGGCTTTTTTATCTTGACGAAAGAGGAGTCCTATATTACGCTCTTCTATTCCTGAGCGCCTCTTTCTTTATCTTATCGTTGGTGGGACCTACCATAAGGGTTGTAAAGGCTTTTGTTGAAGATTACAGAAGGCATAAAAGCTTTTTAGACTTTCTCTATGACTTTTTCTCATCTCTCAAGCTTGCCATATTTCTAATGGTGTCCATAGGTGTCCTTTCTATGCTGGGCTCCACATACATACAGCAGAACCAGCCTCTGGGTTTTTATCTTGACAAGTTTGGCGTGGATGTGGGACTTTGGTTTTGGAAGCTATGGCTTACAGATGTGTTTCACTCTTGGTATTATATGCTTCTTATAGTTCTTCTTGCGGTTAATCTGATAGTATGCTCTGTTAAAAGACTTCCAAGGGTC
The DNA window shown above is from Hydrogenobacter thermophilus TK-6 and carries:
- a CDS encoding c-type cytochrome, translated to MSVGWLEVVVATLFISIVVSLILARGRHWLEPGFWKIAAVITSSVMAITLVLLTVDTSRQISMGSKRVPSPSVINREIGYVYDAERMAMVPALGKEVGLFGRVWSEEEAEKLVTKGKLVIQSRNCMDCHTLLGNGAYYAPDLTKAWLDPKWEKQLMPMTGAKTREEAMRAFLMNPDKYPTWVRRMPNLKLSEDEAMAVVAYLKWMSTIDTNGFPANFPEVKVSQ